The Heliangelus exortis chromosome 26, bHelExo1.hap1, whole genome shotgun sequence genome window below encodes:
- the RNF214 gene encoding RING finger protein 214 isoform X2, whose translation MALEQPQAEGPAATPAPPRLCEPGPAGSGTALSAPDSPSEAVPAGPGGEAEPGPAPALPGGEGEPGPGGSEEEEEEEGEAGGQNGGAAEEPEAEAIPARPSQNIAVQTDFKTADTVVNTDQDIEKNLDKMMSERALLKERYQEVLDKQRQVENQLQVQLKQLQQRREEEMKNHQEILKAIQDVTIKREETKKKMEKEKKEFLQKEQDLKAEIEKLCEKGRRLLKEQEEKENKIASLIAEQSDEKQLWEMELDKLKNQHNEINRNILEETERAWKAEILSLESRKELLVLKLEEAEKEAELHLTYLKSAPPTLETMRPKQEWEMRLNRIRMTKENVRDQFNDHIQMVRNGTKLSSLPQIPTPTLPPPPSETDFMLTAFQPNPSLTPRLPFPIGPVPVPMVMPSADPRALSFPLLNPSISRPAQPSPPLPASQGRSSPGVASLLGSHIPPAASIPPPPGLGGGGGGGGGGGGGGGGGVSVAPEFQRQQPADKLEKLLEKLLTRFPQCNKAQLTNILQQIKNARRTMAGLTMEELNQLVAAKLAEQQERAGAQPLSRIRAPLFSAPLPQISTPMFLPPAQVAYHSTASHSPAACKLCLMCQQLVQPSDLHPMACSHVLHKECIKFWAQTNTNDTCPFCPSLK comes from the exons ATGGcgctggagcagccccaggcagaggGCCCCGCAGCGACCCCCGCACCGCCGCGACTCTGCGAGCCCGGCCCCGCCGGCAG CGGCACCGCTCTCTCCGCCCCGGACAGCCCCAGCGAGGCGGTGCCCGCCGGCCCTGGCGGAGAGGCggagcccggcccggccccggcgCTGCCCGGCGGTGAGGGGGAGCCCGGGCCCGGGGGctcggaggaggaggaggaggaggagggggaggccGGCGGGCAGAACGGAGGGGCGGCCGAGGAGCCCGAGGCGGAGGCGATCCCCGCCAGGCCCTCGCAGAACATCGCGGTGCAG ACCGACTTCAAGACAGCAGACACGGTGGTGAACACGGACCAGGACATCGAGAAGAACCTG GACAAGATGATGTCTGAGAGGGCTCTGCTGAAGGAGAGGTACCAGGAGGTGCTGGACAAGCAGAGGCAGGTGGAGAACCAGCTCCAGGTGCAGctgaagcagctccagcagcgcagggaggaggagatgaagaACCACCAG GAGATCCTCAAAGCCATCCAGGACGTCACAATCAAGAGAGAGGAGACAAAgaagaagatggagaaagagaagaaggagtTCCTGCAGAAGGAGCAGGATCTGAAAGCAGAGATTGAGAAGCTCTGTGAGAAAGGCAGAAG GTtgctgaaggagcaggaggagaaggagaacaAGATTGCATCTCTGATCGCTGAGCAGTCTGATGAGAA GCAGCTCTGGGAGATGGAGCTGGATAAGCTGAAGAACCAACACAATGAGATCAACAGGAACATCCTGGAGGAGACAGAGAGGGCCTGGAAAGCAGAG ATCCTCTCCCTGGAGAGCcgcaaggagctgctggtgctgaagctggaggaagcagagaaggaagcagagctgcacCTCACCTACCTCAA GTCTGCACCACCCACACTGGAGACCATGAGGCCAAAGCAGGAGTGGGAGATGAGGCTCAACAGGATACGGATGACCAAGGAGAACGTCCGA GATCAGTTCAACGACCACATTCAGATGGTGAGGAACGGGACGAAGCTGAGCAGCCTCCCACAGATCCCAACCCCAACACTGCCCCCTCCACCCTCAGAA ACAGATTTCATGCTGACGGCCTTCCAGCCCAACCCCTCCCTCACTCCCAGGCTCCCCTTCCCCATCggccctgtccctgtccccatggtcATGCCCAGTGCTGACCCCCGggccctctccttccccctcctcaaCCCCTCCATCTCCCGGCCTGCCCAGCCCTCCCCACCACTCCCGGCCTCCCAGGGGAGGAGCAGCCCGGGTGTGGCCTCTCTCCTGGGCTCCCACATCCCCCCTGCTGCTTCCATCCCTCCTCCGCCCggcctgggaggaggaggagggggaggggggggaggaggaggtggagggggaggaggagtcAGCGTCGCTCCCGAGttccagaggcagcagccagcGGATAAACTGGAGAagctcctggagaagctgctgacTCGGTTTCCACAGTGCAACAA ggcccAGCTCACCAACATCCTGCAGCAGATCAAGAACGCCCGGAGGACCATGGCAGGGCTGACCATGGAGGAGCTGAACCAGCTGGTGGCAGCCAagctggctgagcagcaggagcgGGCAGGGGCACAG cctctcagcCGGATCCGGGCCCCCCTCTTCTCAGCTCCACTGCCTCAGATCAGCACCCCCATGTTCCTGCCCCCTGCCCAGGTGGCTTATCACAGCACGGCCTCACAC AGCCCTGCTGCCTGTAAGCTGTGTCTCATGTGCCAGCAGCTGGTGCAGCCCAGTGACCTCCACCCCATGGCCTGCTCCCACGTGCTGCACAAGGAG tgCATCAAATTCTGGGCACAGACCAACACGAATGACACTTGTCCCTTTTGTCCAAGTCTCAAATGA
- the PCSK7 gene encoding proprotein convertase subtilisin/kexin type 7 encodes MREPRWSSGMEAALCIHTCLWLGAAWLPTAAPRGLAGGGAEPRAGGLSWAVSLEAPDEEVEQRAEELARAAGLVNMGRVGELRGHYLLSWPPPRGRSAAAAPPEAIRRSVETLFAQHDSVRWHSEQKLLKRSKRSLHFNDPKYPQQWHLNNRRSPGRDINVTGVWERDVTGRGVTVVVVDDGVEHTVKDIQPNYSPEGSYDLNSNDPDPMPHPDEENGNHHGTRCAGEIAAVPNNSFCTVGVAYGSRIAGIRVLDGPLTDSMEAIAFNKHYQINDIYSCSWGPDDDGKTVDGPHQLGKAALQHGVMAGRRGFGSIFVVASGNGGQHNDNCNYDGYANSIYTVTIGAVDETGSMPFYAEECASMLAVTFSGGDKMMRSIVTTDWDLQKGTGCTEGHTGTSAAAPLAAGMIALMLQVRPCLTWRDVQHIIVFTATKYEDRRAKWDRNQAGFSHSHQHGFGLLNAWRLVNAAKVWESVPYLASYMSPVLREGRSIPLLPQELEVTWNVTTTDLELSGMRTLEHVAVTITITHPRRGNLEIRLFCPSGMMSLIGTTRSMDSDPNGFADWTFSTVRCWGEEAQGTYRLVVRDIGDESLRPGTLKQWQLTLYGSSWSPAEMKERQRLLEEAMSGRYLSSDFSLPCPPGLEIPEEQPHTITANTLKTLLLLGCFAVFWTFYYMLEVCLTRNSVGLDVTCNGSTSCRWYQQGGKHSSTLENGLEMESVPLYREKDIEDVEIECEHLQPAQQDEREEGSWTSTHPKLPSSSFQEAPPVVAGYRGREEDREHQPC; translated from the exons ATGCGGGAGCCGCGATGGAGCTCCGGGATGGAGGCCGCGCTCTGCATCCACACCTGCCTGTGGCTGGGGGCCGCCTGGCTCCCCACGGCCGCCCCGCGGGGCCTGGCGGGCGGCGGGGCTGAGCCCCGTGCCGGGGGTCTGAGCTGGGCCGTCAGCCTGGAGGCTCCCGACGAGGAGGTGGAGCAGCGGGCGGAGGAGCTGGCCCGGGCGGCGGGGCTGGTGAACATGGGCCGGGTCGGGGAGCTGCGGGGCCATTACCTCCTCTCTTGGCCGCCTCCCCGCGGCCGCTCCGCCGCGGCCGCCCCGCCCGAAGCCATCCGGAGGTCGGTGGAGACTCTGTTCGCACAGCACGACAGCGTGCGGTGGCACTCggagcagaagctgctgaagcGCTCCAAGCGCAGCCTGCACTTTAACGACCCCAAATACCCCCAGCAGTGGCACCTG AACAACCGCAGGAGCCCCGGCAGGGACATCAACGTCACCGGGGTCTGGGAGCGCGACGTGACGGGGCGCGGCGTGAcggtggtggtggtggatgATGGCGTGGAGCACACTGTGAAGGACATCCAGCCCAACTAC AGCCCTGAAGGCAGCTACGACTTGAACTCCAACGACCCCGACCCCATGCCTCACCCCGACGAGGAGAACGGGAACCACCACGGGACGCGCTGCGCCGGGGAGATCGCGGCGGTGCCCAACAACAGCTTCTGCACCGTGGGGGTGGCCTATGGCAGCCGCATCGCAG GCATCCGTGTGCTGGACGGGCCCCTCACAGACAGCATGGAGGCCATTGCCTTCAACAAGCACTATCAGATCAACGACATCTACAGCTGCAG CTGGGGTCCAGATGATGATGGGAAGACTGTGGATGGCCCCCACCAGCTGGGGAAG gctgccctgcagcacGGGGTCATGGCGGGGCGCCGGGGCTTCGGCAGCATCTTCGTGGTGGCCAGTGGCAACGGGGGCCAGCACAACGACAACTGCAACTACGACGGCTACGCCAACTCCATCTACACCGTCACCATCG GTGCAGTGGATGAGACGGGCTCCATGCCGTTCTACGCCGAGGAGTGTGCATCCATGCTGGCTGTCACCTTCAGTGGTGGGGACAAGATGATGAGGAGCATC GTGACAACAGACTGGGACCTGCAGAAGGGCACGGGCTGCACGGAGGGGCACACGGGGACCTcggctgctgctcccctggctgcagggatgaTTGCCCTGATGCTGCAGGTGAGGCCCTGCCTCACCTGGAGAGATGTCCAGCACATCATTGTCTTCACTGCCACCAAG TACGAGGATCGTCGTGCCAAGTGGGACAGGAACCAGGCAGGCTTCagccacagccaccagcacGGCTTCGGGCTCCTCAACGCCTGGCGCCTGGTCAATGCTGCCAAG GTGTGGGAGTCTGTCCCCTACCTCGCCTCCTACATGAGCCCCGTGctgagggagggcaggagcatccccctgctcccacaGGAGCTGGAGGTCACCTGGAATG TCACCACCACCGACCTGGAGCTCTCTGGCATGAGAACCCTGGAGCACGTGGCAGTCACCATCACCATAACCCACCCTCGCCGTGGCAACCTGGAGATCAGGCTCTTCTGCCCCAGTGGAATGATGTCCCTGATAGGGACCACCAGGAGCATGGACTC GGACCCCAATGGCTTTGCTGACTGGACCTTCTCCACTGTCCGGTGCTGGGGTGAGGAGGCACAGGGCACGTACAGGCTGGTGGTCAGGGACATTG GAGATGAAAGCCTGAGGCCTGGCACCTTGAAGCAGTGGCAGCTGACTCTGTACGGCTCCTCCTGGTCCCCAGCAGAGATGAAGGAGCGTCAGAG gctgctggaggaagCCATGAGCGGCCGGTACCTGAGCAGTGacttctccctgccctgcccaccaGGGCTGGAGATCCCCGAGGAGCAGCCCCACACCATCACAGCCAACACCCTCAAG accctcctgctgctgggatgcttTGCCGTGTTCTGGACTTTCTACTACATGCTGGAGGTTTGCCTGACCAGGAACAGCGTGGGGCTGGACGTGACCTGCAACGGCTCCACCAGCTGCAGGTGGTAccagcagggagggaagcaCAGCAGCACCCTGGAGAACGGCCTGGAGATGGAGTCAGTGCCACTCTACCGGGAGAAGGACATTGAGGATGTCGAGATTGAGTGTGAGCACCTGCAGCCTGCCCAGCAGGACGAGAGGGAGGAGGGGTCCTGGACTTCCACCCACCCCaagctccccagcagcagcttccaggaggCCCCCCCGGTCGTAGCAGGGTACCGTGGCCGGGAGGAGGACAGGGAGCACCAGCCCTGCtag
- the RNF214 gene encoding RING finger protein 214 isoform X1, which yields MALEQPQAEGPAATPAPPRLCEPGPAGSGTALSAPDSPSEAVPAGPGGEAEPGPAPALPGGEGEPGPGGSEEEEEEEGEAGGQNGGAAEEPEAEAIPARPSQNIAVQTDFKTADTVVNTDQDIEKNLDKMMSERALLKERYQEVLDKQRQVENQLQVQLKQLQQRREEEMKNHQEILKAIQDVTIKREETKKKMEKEKKEFLQKEQDLKAEIEKLCEKGRRLLKEQEEKENKIASLIAEQSDEKQLWEMELDKLKNQHNEINRNILEETERAWKAEILSLESRKELLVLKLEEAEKEAELHLTYLNCACRSAPPTLETMRPKQEWEMRLNRIRMTKENVRDQFNDHIQMVRNGTKLSSLPQIPTPTLPPPPSETDFMLTAFQPNPSLTPRLPFPIGPVPVPMVMPSADPRALSFPLLNPSISRPAQPSPPLPASQGRSSPGVASLLGSHIPPAASIPPPPGLGGGGGGGGGGGGGGGGGVSVAPEFQRQQPADKLEKLLEKLLTRFPQCNKAQLTNILQQIKNARRTMAGLTMEELNQLVAAKLAEQQERAGAQPLSRIRAPLFSAPLPQISTPMFLPPAQVAYHSTASHSPAACKLCLMCQQLVQPSDLHPMACSHVLHKECIKFWAQTNTNDTCPFCPSLK from the exons ATGGcgctggagcagccccaggcagaggGCCCCGCAGCGACCCCCGCACCGCCGCGACTCTGCGAGCCCGGCCCCGCCGGCAG CGGCACCGCTCTCTCCGCCCCGGACAGCCCCAGCGAGGCGGTGCCCGCCGGCCCTGGCGGAGAGGCggagcccggcccggccccggcgCTGCCCGGCGGTGAGGGGGAGCCCGGGCCCGGGGGctcggaggaggaggaggaggaggagggggaggccGGCGGGCAGAACGGAGGGGCGGCCGAGGAGCCCGAGGCGGAGGCGATCCCCGCCAGGCCCTCGCAGAACATCGCGGTGCAG ACCGACTTCAAGACAGCAGACACGGTGGTGAACACGGACCAGGACATCGAGAAGAACCTG GACAAGATGATGTCTGAGAGGGCTCTGCTGAAGGAGAGGTACCAGGAGGTGCTGGACAAGCAGAGGCAGGTGGAGAACCAGCTCCAGGTGCAGctgaagcagctccagcagcgcagggaggaggagatgaagaACCACCAG GAGATCCTCAAAGCCATCCAGGACGTCACAATCAAGAGAGAGGAGACAAAgaagaagatggagaaagagaagaaggagtTCCTGCAGAAGGAGCAGGATCTGAAAGCAGAGATTGAGAAGCTCTGTGAGAAAGGCAGAAG GTtgctgaaggagcaggaggagaaggagaacaAGATTGCATCTCTGATCGCTGAGCAGTCTGATGAGAA GCAGCTCTGGGAGATGGAGCTGGATAAGCTGAAGAACCAACACAATGAGATCAACAGGAACATCCTGGAGGAGACAGAGAGGGCCTGGAAAGCAGAG ATCCTCTCCCTGGAGAGCcgcaaggagctgctggtgctgaagctggaggaagcagagaaggaagcagagctgcacCTCACCTACCTCAA CTGTGCTTGCAGGTCTGCACCACCCACACTGGAGACCATGAGGCCAAAGCAGGAGTGGGAGATGAGGCTCAACAGGATACGGATGACCAAGGAGAACGTCCGA GATCAGTTCAACGACCACATTCAGATGGTGAGGAACGGGACGAAGCTGAGCAGCCTCCCACAGATCCCAACCCCAACACTGCCCCCTCCACCCTCAGAA ACAGATTTCATGCTGACGGCCTTCCAGCCCAACCCCTCCCTCACTCCCAGGCTCCCCTTCCCCATCggccctgtccctgtccccatggtcATGCCCAGTGCTGACCCCCGggccctctccttccccctcctcaaCCCCTCCATCTCCCGGCCTGCCCAGCCCTCCCCACCACTCCCGGCCTCCCAGGGGAGGAGCAGCCCGGGTGTGGCCTCTCTCCTGGGCTCCCACATCCCCCCTGCTGCTTCCATCCCTCCTCCGCCCggcctgggaggaggaggagggggaggggggggaggaggaggtggagggggaggaggagtcAGCGTCGCTCCCGAGttccagaggcagcagccagcGGATAAACTGGAGAagctcctggagaagctgctgacTCGGTTTCCACAGTGCAACAA ggcccAGCTCACCAACATCCTGCAGCAGATCAAGAACGCCCGGAGGACCATGGCAGGGCTGACCATGGAGGAGCTGAACCAGCTGGTGGCAGCCAagctggctgagcagcaggagcgGGCAGGGGCACAG cctctcagcCGGATCCGGGCCCCCCTCTTCTCAGCTCCACTGCCTCAGATCAGCACCCCCATGTTCCTGCCCCCTGCCCAGGTGGCTTATCACAGCACGGCCTCACAC AGCCCTGCTGCCTGTAAGCTGTGTCTCATGTGCCAGCAGCTGGTGCAGCCCAGTGACCTCCACCCCATGGCCTGCTCCCACGTGCTGCACAAGGAG tgCATCAAATTCTGGGCACAGACCAACACGAATGACACTTGTCCCTTTTGTCCAAGTCTCAAATGA
- the RNF214 gene encoding RING finger protein 214 isoform X3, translating into MALEQPQAEGPAATPAPPRLCEPGPAGSPSEAVPAGPGGEAEPGPAPALPGGEGEPGPGGSEEEEEEEGEAGGQNGGAAEEPEAEAIPARPSQNIAVQTDFKTADTVVNTDQDIEKNLDKMMSERALLKERYQEVLDKQRQVENQLQVQLKQLQQRREEEMKNHQEILKAIQDVTIKREETKKKMEKEKKEFLQKEQDLKAEIEKLCEKGRRLLKEQEEKENKIASLIAEQSDEKQLWEMELDKLKNQHNEINRNILEETERAWKAEILSLESRKELLVLKLEEAEKEAELHLTYLNCACRSAPPTLETMRPKQEWEMRLNRIRMTKENVRDQFNDHIQMVRNGTKLSSLPQIPTPTLPPPPSETDFMLTAFQPNPSLTPRLPFPIGPVPVPMVMPSADPRALSFPLLNPSISRPAQPSPPLPASQGRSSPGVASLLGSHIPPAASIPPPPGLGGGGGGGGGGGGGGGGGVSVAPEFQRQQPADKLEKLLEKLLTRFPQCNKAQLTNILQQIKNARRTMAGLTMEELNQLVAAKLAEQQERAGAQPLSRIRAPLFSAPLPQISTPMFLPPAQVAYHSTASHSPAACKLCLMCQQLVQPSDLHPMACSHVLHKECIKFWAQTNTNDTCPFCPSLK; encoded by the exons ATGGcgctggagcagccccaggcagaggGCCCCGCAGCGACCCCCGCACCGCCGCGACTCTGCGAGCCCGGCCCCGCCGGCAG CCCCAGCGAGGCGGTGCCCGCCGGCCCTGGCGGAGAGGCggagcccggcccggccccggcgCTGCCCGGCGGTGAGGGGGAGCCCGGGCCCGGGGGctcggaggaggaggaggaggaggagggggaggccGGCGGGCAGAACGGAGGGGCGGCCGAGGAGCCCGAGGCGGAGGCGATCCCCGCCAGGCCCTCGCAGAACATCGCGGTGCAG ACCGACTTCAAGACAGCAGACACGGTGGTGAACACGGACCAGGACATCGAGAAGAACCTG GACAAGATGATGTCTGAGAGGGCTCTGCTGAAGGAGAGGTACCAGGAGGTGCTGGACAAGCAGAGGCAGGTGGAGAACCAGCTCCAGGTGCAGctgaagcagctccagcagcgcagggaggaggagatgaagaACCACCAG GAGATCCTCAAAGCCATCCAGGACGTCACAATCAAGAGAGAGGAGACAAAgaagaagatggagaaagagaagaaggagtTCCTGCAGAAGGAGCAGGATCTGAAAGCAGAGATTGAGAAGCTCTGTGAGAAAGGCAGAAG GTtgctgaaggagcaggaggagaaggagaacaAGATTGCATCTCTGATCGCTGAGCAGTCTGATGAGAA GCAGCTCTGGGAGATGGAGCTGGATAAGCTGAAGAACCAACACAATGAGATCAACAGGAACATCCTGGAGGAGACAGAGAGGGCCTGGAAAGCAGAG ATCCTCTCCCTGGAGAGCcgcaaggagctgctggtgctgaagctggaggaagcagagaaggaagcagagctgcacCTCACCTACCTCAA CTGTGCTTGCAGGTCTGCACCACCCACACTGGAGACCATGAGGCCAAAGCAGGAGTGGGAGATGAGGCTCAACAGGATACGGATGACCAAGGAGAACGTCCGA GATCAGTTCAACGACCACATTCAGATGGTGAGGAACGGGACGAAGCTGAGCAGCCTCCCACAGATCCCAACCCCAACACTGCCCCCTCCACCCTCAGAA ACAGATTTCATGCTGACGGCCTTCCAGCCCAACCCCTCCCTCACTCCCAGGCTCCCCTTCCCCATCggccctgtccctgtccccatggtcATGCCCAGTGCTGACCCCCGggccctctccttccccctcctcaaCCCCTCCATCTCCCGGCCTGCCCAGCCCTCCCCACCACTCCCGGCCTCCCAGGGGAGGAGCAGCCCGGGTGTGGCCTCTCTCCTGGGCTCCCACATCCCCCCTGCTGCTTCCATCCCTCCTCCGCCCggcctgggaggaggaggagggggaggggggggaggaggaggtggagggggaggaggagtcAGCGTCGCTCCCGAGttccagaggcagcagccagcGGATAAACTGGAGAagctcctggagaagctgctgacTCGGTTTCCACAGTGCAACAA ggcccAGCTCACCAACATCCTGCAGCAGATCAAGAACGCCCGGAGGACCATGGCAGGGCTGACCATGGAGGAGCTGAACCAGCTGGTGGCAGCCAagctggctgagcagcaggagcgGGCAGGGGCACAG cctctcagcCGGATCCGGGCCCCCCTCTTCTCAGCTCCACTGCCTCAGATCAGCACCCCCATGTTCCTGCCCCCTGCCCAGGTGGCTTATCACAGCACGGCCTCACAC AGCCCTGCTGCCTGTAAGCTGTGTCTCATGTGCCAGCAGCTGGTGCAGCCCAGTGACCTCCACCCCATGGCCTGCTCCCACGTGCTGCACAAGGAG tgCATCAAATTCTGGGCACAGACCAACACGAATGACACTTGTCCCTTTTGTCCAAGTCTCAAATGA
- the RNF214 gene encoding RING finger protein 214 isoform X4, with protein sequence MALEQPQAEGPAATPAPPRLCEPGPAGSGTALSAPDSPSEAVPAGPGGEAEPGPAPALPGGEGEPGPGGSEEEEEEEGEAGGQNGGAAEEPEAEAIPARPSQNIAVQDKMMSERALLKERYQEVLDKQRQVENQLQVQLKQLQQRREEEMKNHQEILKAIQDVTIKREETKKKMEKEKKEFLQKEQDLKAEIEKLCEKGRRLLKEQEEKENKIASLIAEQSDEKQLWEMELDKLKNQHNEINRNILEETERAWKAEILSLESRKELLVLKLEEAEKEAELHLTYLNCACRSAPPTLETMRPKQEWEMRLNRIRMTKENVRDQFNDHIQMVRNGTKLSSLPQIPTPTLPPPPSETDFMLTAFQPNPSLTPRLPFPIGPVPVPMVMPSADPRALSFPLLNPSISRPAQPSPPLPASQGRSSPGVASLLGSHIPPAASIPPPPGLGGGGGGGGGGGGGGGGGVSVAPEFQRQQPADKLEKLLEKLLTRFPQCNKAQLTNILQQIKNARRTMAGLTMEELNQLVAAKLAEQQERAGAQPLSRIRAPLFSAPLPQISTPMFLPPAQVAYHSTASHSPAACKLCLMCQQLVQPSDLHPMACSHVLHKECIKFWAQTNTNDTCPFCPSLK encoded by the exons ATGGcgctggagcagccccaggcagaggGCCCCGCAGCGACCCCCGCACCGCCGCGACTCTGCGAGCCCGGCCCCGCCGGCAG CGGCACCGCTCTCTCCGCCCCGGACAGCCCCAGCGAGGCGGTGCCCGCCGGCCCTGGCGGAGAGGCggagcccggcccggccccggcgCTGCCCGGCGGTGAGGGGGAGCCCGGGCCCGGGGGctcggaggaggaggaggaggaggagggggaggccGGCGGGCAGAACGGAGGGGCGGCCGAGGAGCCCGAGGCGGAGGCGATCCCCGCCAGGCCCTCGCAGAACATCGCGGTGCAG GACAAGATGATGTCTGAGAGGGCTCTGCTGAAGGAGAGGTACCAGGAGGTGCTGGACAAGCAGAGGCAGGTGGAGAACCAGCTCCAGGTGCAGctgaagcagctccagcagcgcagggaggaggagatgaagaACCACCAG GAGATCCTCAAAGCCATCCAGGACGTCACAATCAAGAGAGAGGAGACAAAgaagaagatggagaaagagaagaaggagtTCCTGCAGAAGGAGCAGGATCTGAAAGCAGAGATTGAGAAGCTCTGTGAGAAAGGCAGAAG GTtgctgaaggagcaggaggagaaggagaacaAGATTGCATCTCTGATCGCTGAGCAGTCTGATGAGAA GCAGCTCTGGGAGATGGAGCTGGATAAGCTGAAGAACCAACACAATGAGATCAACAGGAACATCCTGGAGGAGACAGAGAGGGCCTGGAAAGCAGAG ATCCTCTCCCTGGAGAGCcgcaaggagctgctggtgctgaagctggaggaagcagagaaggaagcagagctgcacCTCACCTACCTCAA CTGTGCTTGCAGGTCTGCACCACCCACACTGGAGACCATGAGGCCAAAGCAGGAGTGGGAGATGAGGCTCAACAGGATACGGATGACCAAGGAGAACGTCCGA GATCAGTTCAACGACCACATTCAGATGGTGAGGAACGGGACGAAGCTGAGCAGCCTCCCACAGATCCCAACCCCAACACTGCCCCCTCCACCCTCAGAA ACAGATTTCATGCTGACGGCCTTCCAGCCCAACCCCTCCCTCACTCCCAGGCTCCCCTTCCCCATCggccctgtccctgtccccatggtcATGCCCAGTGCTGACCCCCGggccctctccttccccctcctcaaCCCCTCCATCTCCCGGCCTGCCCAGCCCTCCCCACCACTCCCGGCCTCCCAGGGGAGGAGCAGCCCGGGTGTGGCCTCTCTCCTGGGCTCCCACATCCCCCCTGCTGCTTCCATCCCTCCTCCGCCCggcctgggaggaggaggagggggaggggggggaggaggaggtggagggggaggaggagtcAGCGTCGCTCCCGAGttccagaggcagcagccagcGGATAAACTGGAGAagctcctggagaagctgctgacTCGGTTTCCACAGTGCAACAA ggcccAGCTCACCAACATCCTGCAGCAGATCAAGAACGCCCGGAGGACCATGGCAGGGCTGACCATGGAGGAGCTGAACCAGCTGGTGGCAGCCAagctggctgagcagcaggagcgGGCAGGGGCACAG cctctcagcCGGATCCGGGCCCCCCTCTTCTCAGCTCCACTGCCTCAGATCAGCACCCCCATGTTCCTGCCCCCTGCCCAGGTGGCTTATCACAGCACGGCCTCACAC AGCCCTGCTGCCTGTAAGCTGTGTCTCATGTGCCAGCAGCTGGTGCAGCCCAGTGACCTCCACCCCATGGCCTGCTCCCACGTGCTGCACAAGGAG tgCATCAAATTCTGGGCACAGACCAACACGAATGACACTTGTCCCTTTTGTCCAAGTCTCAAATGA
- the TAGLN gene encoding transgelin has product MANKGPAYGMSRDVQAKIEKKYDEELEDRLVEWIVAQCGAGVGRPERGRLGFQVWLKNGIVLSQLVNSLYPSGSKPVKIPDTPPTMVFKQMEQIAQFLKAAEDYGVVKTDVFQTVDLFEAKDMAAVQRTLMALGSLAVTKNDGNYHGDPNWFMKKAQEHKREFTESQLKEGKNVIGLQMGSNKGASQAGMSYGRPRQIIS; this is encoded by the exons ATGGCGAACAAGGGCCCAGCCTATGGCATGAGCAGGGATGTCCAGGCCAAGATCGAGAAGAAGTACGATGAGGAGCTGGAGGACCGGCTGGTGGAGTGGATCGTGGCGCAGTGCGGGGCAGGTGTGGGGCGCCCGGAGCGGGGCCGCCTGGGCTTCCAGGTCTGGCTGAAGAACGGCATC GTCCTCAGTCAGCTGGTGAACAGCCTCTACCCCAGCGGCTCCAAGCCCGTCAAGATCCCCGACACCCCCCCCACCATGGTCTTCAAGCAGATGGAGCAGATCGCTCAGTTCCTCAAGGCTGCCGAGGACTACGGCGTGGTCAAGACCGACGTGTTCCAGACCGTCGACCTCTTTGAAG CCAAGGACATGGCAGCAGTGCAGAGGACACTGATGGCCCTGGGGAGCCTGGCAGTCACCAAGAACGACGGCAACTACCACGGGGACCCCAACTGGTTCATGAA GAAAGCGCAGGAGCACAAGCGGGAGTTCACCGAGAGCCAGCTGAAGGAGGGCAAGAACGTCATCGGCCTACAGATGGGGAGCAACAAGGGAGCGTCACAGGCGGGGATGAGCTACGGCCGACCCCGGCAGATCATCAGCTAG